A genomic window from Betta splendens chromosome 17, fBetSpl5.4, whole genome shotgun sequence includes:
- the ss18 gene encoding protein SSXT isoform X4 has translation MDFQSKGKTAECSQYQQMLHRNLVYLATIADSNQNMQSLLPAPPTQNMPMGPGGMSQSGPPSQPPHGHNMPSEGMVSGGPPAPHMPNQMNGQMPGPNHMPMQGPGPGPNQPPNMPSGSINMPPSSHGSMGGYNHTVPSSQGMPAQSQMNMTQGQPMGNYGPRPNMNMQPNQGPIMHQQAPAQQYNMPPGGGGQHYQGQQNPMGMMGQVNQGNHVMGQRPMPPYRPPQQGPPQQYPGQEDYYGDQYSHAGQGASEGNAQYGQQQEAYQQGPPQQQGYPPQQQYPGQQGYPPQQQGYEPELMSVMSQQRGRGCEVHPKVPQDSTPIIPRGRDNNMEPIAHLSLVPHRANSSALTVTTRANMEITSNERWSQQPTQLCSDRCLSFDLVC, from the exons ATGGACTTTCAGAGTAAAGGCAAAACAGCAGAATGTTCACA GTATCAACAGATGCTCCACAGAAATTTAGTGTACCTGGCCACGATAGCAGACTCCAATCAGAACATGCAGTCTCTGCTCCCAGCA CCACCCACTCAAAACATGCCTATGGGCCCTGGTGGGATGAGTCAAAGTGGACctccctctcagcctcctcacGGTCACAACATGCCCTCTGAAGGTATGGTCAGCGGCGGCCCTCCAGCTCCACACATGCCGAACCAGATGAATGGGCAGATGCCTG GGCCTAATCACATGCCCATGCAAGGTCCTGGTCCAGGCCCCAACCAGCCCCCCAACATGCCCAGTGGTTCTATCAATATGCCCCCCAGCAGTCATGGCTCAATGGGTGGCTACAATCACACCGTCCCTTCCTCCCAGGGCATGCCAGCTCAGAGCCAAATGAACATGACCCAGGGCCAGCCCATGGGGAATTATGGGCCACGGCCAAATATGAACATGCAGCCCAATCAAG GTCCTATAATGCACCAGCAGGCTCCTGCCCAGCAGTATAACATGCctcctggtggtggtggccaGCACTACCAAGGACAGCAGAACCCAATGGGCATGATGGGACAGGTCAACCAAGGGAACCATGTCATGGGCCAGAGACCAATGCCACCATACAGACCCCCACAGCAAG gACCCCCTCAGCAGTACCCAGGGCAGGAAGACTACTATGGGGACCAGTACAGTCACGCAGGACAGGGAGCCTCAGAAG GTAATGCTCAGTATGGCCAGCAGCAAGAAGCCTACCAGCAAGGccctcctcagcagcagggcTACCCTCCTCAGCAGCAGTACCCTGGTCAGCAGGGCTAcccaccacagcagcagggttATG AGCCAGAGCTGATGTCAGTAATGAGccagcagagaggcagaggctgtgag GTCCATCCCAAAGTGCCCCAGGACAGTACCCCAATTATCCCCAGGGGCAGGGACAACAATATGGAGCCTATCGCCCACCTCAGCCTGGTCCCCCACAGGGCCAACAGCAGCGCCCTTACGGTTACGACCAG GGCCAATATGGAAATTACCAGCAATGAGAGATGGTCACAGCAAcccacacagctctgctctgatcgCTGTCTGAGCTTTGACCTCGTCTGCTAA
- the ss18 gene encoding protein SSXT isoform X2 produces the protein MSVAFAPHRQRGKGDITPAGIQKLLDENNQLIQCIMDFQSKGKTAECSQYQQMLHRNLVYLATIADSNQNMQSLLPAPPTQNMPMGPGGMSQSGPPSQPPHGHNMPSEGMVSGGPPAPHMPNQMNGQMPGPNHMPMQGPGPGPNQPPNMPSGSINMPPSSHGSMGGYNHTVPSSQGMPAQSQMNMTQGQPMGNYGPRPNMNMQPNQGPIMHQQAPAQQYNMPPGGGGQHYQGQQNPMGMMGQVNQGNHVMGQRPMPPYRPPQQGNAQYGQQQEAYQQGPPQQQGYPPQQQYPGQQGYPPQQQGYEPELMSVMSQQRGRGCEVHPKVPQDSTPIIPRGRDNNMEPIAHLSLVPHRANSSALTVTTRANMEITSNERWSQQPTQLCSDRCLSFDLVC, from the exons ATGTCGGTGGCGTTCGCACCTCACAGGCAGCGTGGGAAAGGCGATATAACACCCGCTGGAATACAAAAG CTACTTGACGAAAACAACCAGCTGATCCAGTGCATAATGGACTTTCAGAGTAAAGGCAAAACAGCAGAATGTTCACA GTATCAACAGATGCTCCACAGAAATTTAGTGTACCTGGCCACGATAGCAGACTCCAATCAGAACATGCAGTCTCTGCTCCCAGCA CCACCCACTCAAAACATGCCTATGGGCCCTGGTGGGATGAGTCAAAGTGGACctccctctcagcctcctcacGGTCACAACATGCCCTCTGAAGGTATGGTCAGCGGCGGCCCTCCAGCTCCACACATGCCGAACCAGATGAATGGGCAGATGCCTG GGCCTAATCACATGCCCATGCAAGGTCCTGGTCCAGGCCCCAACCAGCCCCCCAACATGCCCAGTGGTTCTATCAATATGCCCCCCAGCAGTCATGGCTCAATGGGTGGCTACAATCACACCGTCCCTTCCTCCCAGGGCATGCCAGCTCAGAGCCAAATGAACATGACCCAGGGCCAGCCCATGGGGAATTATGGGCCACGGCCAAATATGAACATGCAGCCCAATCAAG GTCCTATAATGCACCAGCAGGCTCCTGCCCAGCAGTATAACATGCctcctggtggtggtggccaGCACTACCAAGGACAGCAGAACCCAATGGGCATGATGGGACAGGTCAACCAAGGGAACCATGTCATGGGCCAGAGACCAATGCCACCATACAGACCCCCACAGCAAG GTAATGCTCAGTATGGCCAGCAGCAAGAAGCCTACCAGCAAGGccctcctcagcagcagggcTACCCTCCTCAGCAGCAGTACCCTGGTCAGCAGGGCTAcccaccacagcagcagggttATG AGCCAGAGCTGATGTCAGTAATGAGccagcagagaggcagaggctgtgag GTCCATCCCAAAGTGCCCCAGGACAGTACCCCAATTATCCCCAGGGGCAGGGACAACAATATGGAGCCTATCGCCCACCTCAGCCTGGTCCCCCACAGGGCCAACAGCAGCGCCCTTACGGTTACGACCAG GGCCAATATGGAAATTACCAGCAATGAGAGATGGTCACAGCAAcccacacagctctgctctgatcgCTGTCTGAGCTTTGACCTCGTCTGCTAA
- the ss18 gene encoding protein SSXT isoform X1 — MSVAFAPHRQRGKGDITPAGIQKLLDENNQLIQCIMDFQSKGKTAECSQYQQMLHRNLVYLATIADSNQNMQSLLPAPPTQNMPMGPGGMSQSGPPSQPPHGHNMPSEGMVSGGPPAPHMPNQMNGQMPGPNHMPMQGPGPGPNQPPNMPSGSINMPPSSHGSMGGYNHTVPSSQGMPAQSQMNMTQGQPMGNYGPRPNMNMQPNQGPIMHQQAPAQQYNMPPGGGGQHYQGQQNPMGMMGQVNQGNHVMGQRPMPPYRPPQQGPPQQYPGQEDYYGDQYSHAGQGASEGNAQYGQQQEAYQQGPPQQQGYPPQQQYPGQQGYPPQQQGYEPELMSVMSQQRGRGCEVHPKVPQDSTPIIPRGRDNNMEPIAHLSLVPHRANSSALTVTTRANMEITSNERWSQQPTQLCSDRCLSFDLVC, encoded by the exons ATGTCGGTGGCGTTCGCACCTCACAGGCAGCGTGGGAAAGGCGATATAACACCCGCTGGAATACAAAAG CTACTTGACGAAAACAACCAGCTGATCCAGTGCATAATGGACTTTCAGAGTAAAGGCAAAACAGCAGAATGTTCACA GTATCAACAGATGCTCCACAGAAATTTAGTGTACCTGGCCACGATAGCAGACTCCAATCAGAACATGCAGTCTCTGCTCCCAGCA CCACCCACTCAAAACATGCCTATGGGCCCTGGTGGGATGAGTCAAAGTGGACctccctctcagcctcctcacGGTCACAACATGCCCTCTGAAGGTATGGTCAGCGGCGGCCCTCCAGCTCCACACATGCCGAACCAGATGAATGGGCAGATGCCTG GGCCTAATCACATGCCCATGCAAGGTCCTGGTCCAGGCCCCAACCAGCCCCCCAACATGCCCAGTGGTTCTATCAATATGCCCCCCAGCAGTCATGGCTCAATGGGTGGCTACAATCACACCGTCCCTTCCTCCCAGGGCATGCCAGCTCAGAGCCAAATGAACATGACCCAGGGCCAGCCCATGGGGAATTATGGGCCACGGCCAAATATGAACATGCAGCCCAATCAAG GTCCTATAATGCACCAGCAGGCTCCTGCCCAGCAGTATAACATGCctcctggtggtggtggccaGCACTACCAAGGACAGCAGAACCCAATGGGCATGATGGGACAGGTCAACCAAGGGAACCATGTCATGGGCCAGAGACCAATGCCACCATACAGACCCCCACAGCAAG gACCCCCTCAGCAGTACCCAGGGCAGGAAGACTACTATGGGGACCAGTACAGTCACGCAGGACAGGGAGCCTCAGAAG GTAATGCTCAGTATGGCCAGCAGCAAGAAGCCTACCAGCAAGGccctcctcagcagcagggcTACCCTCCTCAGCAGCAGTACCCTGGTCAGCAGGGCTAcccaccacagcagcagggttATG AGCCAGAGCTGATGTCAGTAATGAGccagcagagaggcagaggctgtgag GTCCATCCCAAAGTGCCCCAGGACAGTACCCCAATTATCCCCAGGGGCAGGGACAACAATATGGAGCCTATCGCCCACCTCAGCCTGGTCCCCCACAGGGCCAACAGCAGCGCCCTTACGGTTACGACCAG GGCCAATATGGAAATTACCAGCAATGAGAGATGGTCACAGCAAcccacacagctctgctctgatcgCTGTCTGAGCTTTGACCTCGTCTGCTAA
- the ss18 gene encoding protein SSXT isoform X7 produces MSVAFAPHRQRGKGDITPAGIQKLLDENNQLIQCIMDFQSKGKTAECSQYQQMLHRNLVYLATIADSNQNMQSLLPAPPTQNMPMGPGGMSQSGPPSQPPHGHNMPSEGMVSGGPPAPHMPNQMNGQMPGPNHMPMQGPGPGPNQPPNMPSGSINMPPSSHGSMGGYNHTVPSSQGMPAQSQMNMTQGQPMGNYGPRPNMNMQPNQGPIMHQQAPAQQYNMPPGGGGQHYQGQQNPMGMMGQVNQGNHVMGQRPMPPYRPPQQGNAQYGQQQEAYQQGPPQQQGYPPQQQYPGQQGYPPQQQGYGPSQSAPGQYPNYPQGQGQQYGAYRPPQPGPPQGQQQRPYGYDQGQYGNYQQ; encoded by the exons ATGTCGGTGGCGTTCGCACCTCACAGGCAGCGTGGGAAAGGCGATATAACACCCGCTGGAATACAAAAG CTACTTGACGAAAACAACCAGCTGATCCAGTGCATAATGGACTTTCAGAGTAAAGGCAAAACAGCAGAATGTTCACA GTATCAACAGATGCTCCACAGAAATTTAGTGTACCTGGCCACGATAGCAGACTCCAATCAGAACATGCAGTCTCTGCTCCCAGCA CCACCCACTCAAAACATGCCTATGGGCCCTGGTGGGATGAGTCAAAGTGGACctccctctcagcctcctcacGGTCACAACATGCCCTCTGAAGGTATGGTCAGCGGCGGCCCTCCAGCTCCACACATGCCGAACCAGATGAATGGGCAGATGCCTG GGCCTAATCACATGCCCATGCAAGGTCCTGGTCCAGGCCCCAACCAGCCCCCCAACATGCCCAGTGGTTCTATCAATATGCCCCCCAGCAGTCATGGCTCAATGGGTGGCTACAATCACACCGTCCCTTCCTCCCAGGGCATGCCAGCTCAGAGCCAAATGAACATGACCCAGGGCCAGCCCATGGGGAATTATGGGCCACGGCCAAATATGAACATGCAGCCCAATCAAG GTCCTATAATGCACCAGCAGGCTCCTGCCCAGCAGTATAACATGCctcctggtggtggtggccaGCACTACCAAGGACAGCAGAACCCAATGGGCATGATGGGACAGGTCAACCAAGGGAACCATGTCATGGGCCAGAGACCAATGCCACCATACAGACCCCCACAGCAAG GTAATGCTCAGTATGGCCAGCAGCAAGAAGCCTACCAGCAAGGccctcctcagcagcagggcTACCCTCCTCAGCAGCAGTACCCTGGTCAGCAGGGCTAcccaccacagcagcagggttATG GTCCATCCCAAAGTGCCCCAGGACAGTACCCCAATTATCCCCAGGGGCAGGGACAACAATATGGAGCCTATCGCCCACCTCAGCCTGGTCCCCCACAGGGCCAACAGCAGCGCCCTTACGGTTACGACCAG GGCCAATATGGAAATTACCAGCAATGA
- the ss18 gene encoding protein SSXT isoform X5 — MSVAFAPHRQRGKGDITPAGIQKLLDENNQLIQCIMDFQSKGKTAECSQYQQMLHRNLVYLATIADSNQNMQSLLPAPPTQNMPMGPGGMSQSGPPSQPPHGHNMPSEGMVSGGPPAPHMPNQMNGQMPGPNHMPMQGPGPGPNQPPNMPSGSINMPPSSHGSMGGYNHTVPSSQGMPAQSQMNMTQGQPMGNYGPRPNMNMQPNQGPIMHQQAPAQQYNMPPGGGGQHYQGQQNPMGMMGQVNQGNHVMGQRPMPPYRPPQQGPPQQYPGQEDYYGDQYSHAGQGASEGNAQYGQQQEAYQQGPPQQQGYPPQQQYPGQQGYPPQQQGYGPSQSAPGQYPNYPQGQGQQYGAYRPPQPGPPQGQQQRPYGYDQGQYGNYQQ; from the exons ATGTCGGTGGCGTTCGCACCTCACAGGCAGCGTGGGAAAGGCGATATAACACCCGCTGGAATACAAAAG CTACTTGACGAAAACAACCAGCTGATCCAGTGCATAATGGACTTTCAGAGTAAAGGCAAAACAGCAGAATGTTCACA GTATCAACAGATGCTCCACAGAAATTTAGTGTACCTGGCCACGATAGCAGACTCCAATCAGAACATGCAGTCTCTGCTCCCAGCA CCACCCACTCAAAACATGCCTATGGGCCCTGGTGGGATGAGTCAAAGTGGACctccctctcagcctcctcacGGTCACAACATGCCCTCTGAAGGTATGGTCAGCGGCGGCCCTCCAGCTCCACACATGCCGAACCAGATGAATGGGCAGATGCCTG GGCCTAATCACATGCCCATGCAAGGTCCTGGTCCAGGCCCCAACCAGCCCCCCAACATGCCCAGTGGTTCTATCAATATGCCCCCCAGCAGTCATGGCTCAATGGGTGGCTACAATCACACCGTCCCTTCCTCCCAGGGCATGCCAGCTCAGAGCCAAATGAACATGACCCAGGGCCAGCCCATGGGGAATTATGGGCCACGGCCAAATATGAACATGCAGCCCAATCAAG GTCCTATAATGCACCAGCAGGCTCCTGCCCAGCAGTATAACATGCctcctggtggtggtggccaGCACTACCAAGGACAGCAGAACCCAATGGGCATGATGGGACAGGTCAACCAAGGGAACCATGTCATGGGCCAGAGACCAATGCCACCATACAGACCCCCACAGCAAG gACCCCCTCAGCAGTACCCAGGGCAGGAAGACTACTATGGGGACCAGTACAGTCACGCAGGACAGGGAGCCTCAGAAG GTAATGCTCAGTATGGCCAGCAGCAAGAAGCCTACCAGCAAGGccctcctcagcagcagggcTACCCTCCTCAGCAGCAGTACCCTGGTCAGCAGGGCTAcccaccacagcagcagggttATG GTCCATCCCAAAGTGCCCCAGGACAGTACCCCAATTATCCCCAGGGGCAGGGACAACAATATGGAGCCTATCGCCCACCTCAGCCTGGTCCCCCACAGGGCCAACAGCAGCGCCCTTACGGTTACGACCAG GGCCAATATGGAAATTACCAGCAATGA
- the ss18 gene encoding protein SSXT isoform X6, which yields MSVAFAPHRQRGKGDITPAGIQKLLDENNQLIQCIMDFQSKGKTAECSQYQQMLHRNLVYLATIADSNQNMQSLLPAPPTQNMPMGPGGMSQSGPPSQPPHGHNMPSEGMVSGGPPAPHMPNQMNGQMPGPNHMPMQGPGPGPNQPPNMPSGSINMPPSSHGSMGGYNHTVPSSQGMPAQSQMNMTQGQPMGNYGPRPNMNMQPNQGPIMHQQAPAQQYNMPPGGGGQHYQGQQNPMGMMGQVNQGNHVMGQRPMPPYRPPQQGPPQQYPGQEDYYGDQYSHAGQGASEGNAQYGQQQEAYQQGPPQQQGYPPQQQYPGQQGYPPQQQGYGPSQSAPGQYPNYPQGQGQQYGAYRPPQPGPPQGQQQRPYGYDQGHMKK from the exons ATGTCGGTGGCGTTCGCACCTCACAGGCAGCGTGGGAAAGGCGATATAACACCCGCTGGAATACAAAAG CTACTTGACGAAAACAACCAGCTGATCCAGTGCATAATGGACTTTCAGAGTAAAGGCAAAACAGCAGAATGTTCACA GTATCAACAGATGCTCCACAGAAATTTAGTGTACCTGGCCACGATAGCAGACTCCAATCAGAACATGCAGTCTCTGCTCCCAGCA CCACCCACTCAAAACATGCCTATGGGCCCTGGTGGGATGAGTCAAAGTGGACctccctctcagcctcctcacGGTCACAACATGCCCTCTGAAGGTATGGTCAGCGGCGGCCCTCCAGCTCCACACATGCCGAACCAGATGAATGGGCAGATGCCTG GGCCTAATCACATGCCCATGCAAGGTCCTGGTCCAGGCCCCAACCAGCCCCCCAACATGCCCAGTGGTTCTATCAATATGCCCCCCAGCAGTCATGGCTCAATGGGTGGCTACAATCACACCGTCCCTTCCTCCCAGGGCATGCCAGCTCAGAGCCAAATGAACATGACCCAGGGCCAGCCCATGGGGAATTATGGGCCACGGCCAAATATGAACATGCAGCCCAATCAAG GTCCTATAATGCACCAGCAGGCTCCTGCCCAGCAGTATAACATGCctcctggtggtggtggccaGCACTACCAAGGACAGCAGAACCCAATGGGCATGATGGGACAGGTCAACCAAGGGAACCATGTCATGGGCCAGAGACCAATGCCACCATACAGACCCCCACAGCAAG gACCCCCTCAGCAGTACCCAGGGCAGGAAGACTACTATGGGGACCAGTACAGTCACGCAGGACAGGGAGCCTCAGAAG GTAATGCTCAGTATGGCCAGCAGCAAGAAGCCTACCAGCAAGGccctcctcagcagcagggcTACCCTCCTCAGCAGCAGTACCCTGGTCAGCAGGGCTAcccaccacagcagcagggttATG GTCCATCCCAAAGTGCCCCAGGACAGTACCCCAATTATCCCCAGGGGCAGGGACAACAATATGGAGCCTATCGCCCACCTCAGCCTGGTCCCCCACAGGGCCAACAGCAGCGCCCTTACGGTTACGACCAG GGGCACATGAAGAAATAA
- the ss18 gene encoding protein SSXT isoform X3: MSVAFAPHRQRGKGDITPAGIQKLLDENNQLIQCIMDFQSKGKTAECSQYQQMLHRNLVYLATIADSNQNMQSLLPAPPTQNMPMGPGGMSQSGPPSQPPHGHNMPSEGMVSGGPPAPHMPNQMNGQMPGPNHMPMQGPGPGPNQPPNMPSGSINMPPSSHGSMGGYNHTVPSSQGMPAQSQMNMTQGQPMGNYGPRPNMNMQPNQGPIMHQQAPAQQYNMPPGGGGQHYQGQQNPMGMMGQVNQGNHVMGQRPMPPYRPPQQGPPQQYPGQEDYYGDQYSHAGQGASEGNAQYGQQQEAYQQGPPQQQGYPPQQQYPGQQGYPPQQQGYEPELMSVMSQQRGRGCEVHPKVPQDSTPIIPRGRDNNMEPIAHLSLVPHRANSSALTVTTRGT, from the exons ATGTCGGTGGCGTTCGCACCTCACAGGCAGCGTGGGAAAGGCGATATAACACCCGCTGGAATACAAAAG CTACTTGACGAAAACAACCAGCTGATCCAGTGCATAATGGACTTTCAGAGTAAAGGCAAAACAGCAGAATGTTCACA GTATCAACAGATGCTCCACAGAAATTTAGTGTACCTGGCCACGATAGCAGACTCCAATCAGAACATGCAGTCTCTGCTCCCAGCA CCACCCACTCAAAACATGCCTATGGGCCCTGGTGGGATGAGTCAAAGTGGACctccctctcagcctcctcacGGTCACAACATGCCCTCTGAAGGTATGGTCAGCGGCGGCCCTCCAGCTCCACACATGCCGAACCAGATGAATGGGCAGATGCCTG GGCCTAATCACATGCCCATGCAAGGTCCTGGTCCAGGCCCCAACCAGCCCCCCAACATGCCCAGTGGTTCTATCAATATGCCCCCCAGCAGTCATGGCTCAATGGGTGGCTACAATCACACCGTCCCTTCCTCCCAGGGCATGCCAGCTCAGAGCCAAATGAACATGACCCAGGGCCAGCCCATGGGGAATTATGGGCCACGGCCAAATATGAACATGCAGCCCAATCAAG GTCCTATAATGCACCAGCAGGCTCCTGCCCAGCAGTATAACATGCctcctggtggtggtggccaGCACTACCAAGGACAGCAGAACCCAATGGGCATGATGGGACAGGTCAACCAAGGGAACCATGTCATGGGCCAGAGACCAATGCCACCATACAGACCCCCACAGCAAG gACCCCCTCAGCAGTACCCAGGGCAGGAAGACTACTATGGGGACCAGTACAGTCACGCAGGACAGGGAGCCTCAGAAG GTAATGCTCAGTATGGCCAGCAGCAAGAAGCCTACCAGCAAGGccctcctcagcagcagggcTACCCTCCTCAGCAGCAGTACCCTGGTCAGCAGGGCTAcccaccacagcagcagggttATG AGCCAGAGCTGATGTCAGTAATGAGccagcagagaggcagaggctgtgag GTCCATCCCAAAGTGCCCCAGGACAGTACCCCAATTATCCCCAGGGGCAGGGACAACAATATGGAGCCTATCGCCCACCTCAGCCTGGTCCCCCACAGGGCCAACAGCAGCGCCCTTACGGTTACGACCAG GGGCACATGA
- the psma8 gene encoding proteasome subunit alpha-type 8, which yields MAARYDRAITVFSPDGHLFQVEYAQEAVKKGSTAVGIRGKDIVVLGVEKKSVAKLQEERTVRKICALDEHVCMAFAGLTADARIVINRARVECQSHRLTVEDPVTVEYITRYIATLKQRYTQSNGRRPFGISALIVGFDYDGTPRLYQTDPSGTYHAWKANAIGRSAKTVREFLEKNYTDEAITGDNEAIKLAIKALLEVVQSGGKNIELAVIRRNQPLKILESKEIETLVAEIEKEKEEEAEKKKQKKST from the exons ATGGCGGCGAGATATGACAGAGCTATTACTGTCTTTTCTCCCGATGGTCATCTTTTTCAAGTGGAGTATGCACAAGAAGCTGTAAAGAAGGGTTCCACAGCG GTTGGAATCAGAGGTAAAGACATTGTTGTCCTTGGTGTTGAAAAGAAATCCGTGGCAAAGTTGCAGGAGGAAAGGACTGTTCGCAAGATATGTGCCCTGGATGAGCATGTCTGCATGGCATTTGCAG GTCTGACAGCAGATGCCCGTATCGTGATAAACCGAGCTCGCGTTGAGTGCCAGAGTCACAGGCTAACTGTTGAGGACCCTGTCACAGTGGAATACATCACACGCTACATTGCTACTCTCAAACAG CGCTACACTCAAAGCAATGGTCGTAGGCCTTTTGGCATCTCTGCGTTAATTGTTGGCTTTGACTACGATGGAACTCCCAGGCTGTATCAGACGGATCCATCAGGTACCTACCATGCCTGGAAG GCAAACGCAATTGGCCGCAGTGCAAAAACTGTGAGGGAGTTCTTGGAGAAGAATTACACAGATGAGGCCATCACTGGGGACAATGAGGCAATTAAGTTGGCTATCAAGGCTTTGCTTGAG GTTGTCCAATCAGGAGGAAAAAATATTGAACTTGCTGTTATCAGACGGAATCAGCCACTGAAG ATTTTGGAATCCAAGGAAATTGAGACCCTGGTGGCTGAGAtagagaaggaaaaggaggaagaggcagaaaagaagaagcagaaaaaatCCACCTGA